The Paenibacillus sp. G2S3 region CAAGTGTTCCGTACTATTATTGAGTCTCATTTTTCAAAGGAATCCTAAAGAGAGAGGTGAGTTTTTTGCTATTCCATGTATCTAAAGATTCACTCAGCGCTGCATTACAGGTTGTATTAAAGGCTGTATCTGCGAATAGCTCCATACCCTTACTCTCGGGAATAAAAATTCAAGCCCAAGCTAGTGGCCTGATTTTAACAGCAAGTAATATAAGTATGACCATCGAAAATAAGATTCCTGTGGAAATAGAAAAGCTGACAGTGGAAAAAACAGGTGAAATTGTTGTACCTGCACGTTACTTCTACGAGATCATCCGTAAGCTTGATTCTGGAAGGATTCGTCTGTAAGTTGTAGAGTCATTAACGCTAAGCATTCAATCAGAAAATACACGATTTCGTTTGTGTGGAATGGACGCCACAGAGTTTCCTAGAATTCATTACATAGATCATCCGCTTACCCAAAAGATAAGCATGAATAATACTCTTTTAAAGCAAATCATAAAGCGGGTTGTTTTTGCTGTCTCCACTTCTGAGACTAGACCCATACTAACAGGAGTTTCTCTACAAATTGATAATCATTCGATTAGTGTGAACGCGACGGACGGCATTCGACTTGCACAGCATATCGAGCACTTGGATATTCCTATGGTTACTAGCTTAAATGTTGTCATCCCAGGCAGTACCCTATACGATCTTTCTAAAATGTTATCCGAGGGAGAAAACAACACCACCGAAATAGAAATTGGTAATAAGCAGATTAGATTTGTTTCCAACGGACTAACAGTTCAGTCTGCTCTATTGGAAGGCGCTTACCCATCCATCAAAAACTTAATTCCCCCATCCCACCTCTCCGAAGTCATAGTAAATACAGGCGTCTTATTACGCGTTGTTGAACGTGTGTCTATATTGGCTGGTGAAAATGTAACGCTAAGTGTACTTCCTGCCCATAAACTTCAATTGATATCCAAGTCCGCAGAAGTTGGTGATGTTAAGGAGGAGATTCCGCTGGAACAGATGGAAGGTGAATATTTTAAGGTGTCTTTTAATGGGAAGTACTTCAGGGATATCCTTCGTGCGATAGACAGTGAGAATCTTAGAATAAAGTTTGCTGGGAAGGAAAGACCACTGGTGATACAGCCTGTAGACATGACTTCATCGACTCTTTTCCTAATCACACCTATGAGGACACAGGATTGAGGATTGCCCAGTGCTCAAACTAACTATGGCGCGAAACTGCGAATCTGTGGTAAGAAGACAAAATCGAGCTTGCTAAGAAGAGTTCTCTTTGCTGTAAAACATTTCATTAAAACACTTGGAGGATTGAATGATGAATCTGTTTAAAATAGAATCAAAACTGCTGGGGACCGAACGAATCACTGCATTTTTAGAGGATAATTATGTGAGTATCGGCTACCCGGGAATTGGAGATTTGGAGAACATTAGTATGGAGGAAATCCGTGATCGGTTGCTTCGTACTTACAAATACAGTGAACTGGAGCTTA contains the following coding sequences:
- a CDS encoding DNA polymerase III subunit beta yields the protein MLFHVSKDSLSAALQVVLKAVSANSSIPLLSGIKIQAQASGLILTASNISMTIENKIPVEIEKLTVEKTGEIVVPARYFYEIIRKLDSGRIRL
- the dnaN gene encoding DNA polymerase III subunit beta — translated: MQSENTRFRLCGMDATEFPRIHYIDHPLTQKISMNNTLLKQIIKRVVFAVSTSETRPILTGVSLQIDNHSISVNATDGIRLAQHIEHLDIPMVTSLNVVIPGSTLYDLSKMLSEGENNTTEIEIGNKQIRFVSNGLTVQSALLEGAYPSIKNLIPPSHLSEVIVNTGVLLRVVERVSILAGENVTLSVLPAHKLQLISKSAEVGDVKEEIPLEQMEGEYFKVSFNGKYFRDILRAIDSENLRIKFAGKERPLVIQPVDMTSSTLFLITPMRTQD